One Gordonia zhaorongruii DNA segment encodes these proteins:
- the clpB gene encoding ATP-dependent chaperone ClpB — MESFTPTTKTQAALQAAVQDAAAAGNSDVRPAHILAALLAQGDGIATPLLKAVGVDPSRIRSEAKEIAGRAPTVSSASGQPQLSRESIAAITAAQNLATEMSDDYVSTEHLMVGLATGESDVARLLSGAGATPDALREAFVSVRGTGRVTSEDPEATYQALEKYSTDLTKRAREGNLDPVIGRDSEIRRVVQVLSRRTKNNPVLIGEPGVGKTAIVEGLAQRVIAGDVPESLRGKTVVSLDLGSMVAGAKYRGEFEERLKAVLDEIKGSDGQIITFIDELHTIVGAGATGESAMDAGNMIKPMLARGELRLVGATTLEEYRKYIEKDAALERRFQQVYVGEPSVEDSIGILRGLKERYEVHHGVRITDSALVSAATLSDRYITSRFLPDKAIDLVDEAASRLRMEIDSRPVEIDEVERVVRRLEVEEVALGKETDAASKDRLTKLREELADHREKLNELNARWQSEKTAIDAVRDVKEELEHLRGEADRAERDGDLGRAAELRYGKVPGLEKELAAAMERTGSDPDQDVMLQEEVGPDDVAQVVSAWTGVPAGKMLEGETAKLLRMESELGNRVIGQKDAVQAVSDAVRRARAGVADPNRPLGSFLFLGPTGVGKTELAKALAEFLFDDERAMIRIDMSEYGEKHSVARLVGAPPGYVGYDAGGQLTEAVRRRPYSVVLFDEVEKAHPDVFDVLLQVLDEGRLTDGQGRTVDFRNTILILTSNLGSGGDNDQVMAAVRAAFKPEFINRLDDVVIFDALSPTELVSIVDIQLGQLGKRLAQRRLDLEVTPKAKEWLGERGFDPLYGARPLRRLVQQAIGDQLAKALLAGEIRDGDVVPVNVSGDGDSLVIG; from the coding sequence ATGGAGAGTTTCACCCCGACAACCAAAACGCAGGCTGCGCTGCAGGCTGCCGTGCAGGACGCCGCCGCAGCCGGTAACTCGGATGTGCGGCCTGCGCACATTCTCGCTGCGCTCCTGGCGCAGGGCGACGGCATCGCGACGCCGCTGCTGAAGGCTGTCGGCGTTGACCCGTCCAGGATTCGGTCCGAAGCCAAGGAGATCGCCGGGCGTGCACCGACGGTGTCCAGCGCGAGCGGGCAACCGCAGCTCTCGCGCGAGTCGATCGCGGCGATCACGGCTGCGCAGAACCTCGCCACCGAGATGTCCGACGACTACGTCTCGACGGAGCACCTGATGGTCGGGCTCGCCACGGGCGAGTCTGACGTCGCCCGGCTGCTGTCGGGGGCGGGCGCGACACCGGACGCGCTCCGCGAAGCATTCGTGTCCGTACGCGGCACGGGCCGCGTGACGAGCGAGGATCCTGAGGCGACCTACCAGGCGCTCGAGAAGTACTCGACGGACCTGACCAAGCGCGCCCGCGAAGGCAACCTGGATCCGGTGATCGGCCGTGACAGCGAGATTCGCCGCGTGGTCCAGGTGCTGTCACGTCGTACCAAGAACAACCCTGTTCTCATCGGTGAACCCGGCGTCGGAAAGACCGCCATCGTCGAAGGGCTCGCCCAACGAGTGATAGCGGGCGACGTCCCGGAGTCGTTGCGGGGCAAGACGGTTGTCTCGCTCGACCTCGGTTCGATGGTCGCCGGCGCGAAGTACCGCGGCGAATTCGAGGAACGGCTCAAGGCCGTCCTCGACGAGATCAAGGGATCCGACGGGCAGATCATCACGTTCATCGACGAGCTGCACACCATCGTGGGCGCAGGCGCGACCGGTGAATCGGCGATGGATGCCGGAAACATGATCAAGCCGATGCTGGCCCGCGGTGAGCTGCGGCTGGTCGGTGCGACCACCCTCGAGGAGTACCGCAAGTACATCGAGAAGGACGCCGCGCTCGAGCGACGCTTCCAGCAGGTCTACGTCGGCGAGCCGTCGGTGGAAGACAGCATCGGCATCCTGCGCGGACTCAAGGAGCGGTACGAGGTGCACCACGGTGTGCGCATCACCGACTCGGCCCTCGTCTCCGCGGCGACCCTGTCGGACCGCTACATCACGTCACGGTTCCTGCCGGACAAGGCGATCGATCTCGTCGATGAGGCCGCGTCGCGACTGCGCATGGAGATCGACTCGCGCCCCGTCGAGATCGACGAGGTGGAACGGGTGGTCCGCCGCCTTGAAGTGGAGGAGGTCGCGCTCGGTAAGGAGACCGATGCGGCGTCGAAGGACCGATTGACGAAACTGCGCGAGGAACTCGCAGATCACCGAGAGAAGCTCAACGAGCTGAACGCCCGGTGGCAGAGCGAGAAGACCGCCATCGACGCGGTCCGCGACGTGAAGGAAGAGCTGGAACATCTTCGTGGAGAGGCTGATCGGGCCGAACGCGACGGTGATCTGGGCCGCGCGGCAGAGCTTCGGTACGGCAAGGTCCCGGGCCTGGAGAAGGAACTCGCGGCAGCGATGGAGCGGACCGGCTCCGACCCGGACCAGGACGTGATGCTGCAGGAGGAGGTCGGCCCCGACGACGTCGCGCAGGTGGTGTCGGCGTGGACGGGTGTGCCCGCGGGAAAGATGCTCGAGGGTGAGACCGCCAAGCTGCTCCGCATGGAGTCCGAACTCGGTAATCGGGTGATCGGTCAGAAGGACGCCGTGCAGGCCGTGTCGGACGCGGTGCGCCGTGCACGGGCCGGTGTCGCCGACCCGAACCGGCCACTCGGCTCGTTCCTGTTCCTCGGCCCGACCGGCGTCGGTAAAACCGAGCTCGCCAAGGCTCTGGCCGAGTTCCTCTTCGACGACGAACGCGCCATGATCCGCATCGACATGAGTGAATACGGCGAGAAGCACAGTGTGGCAAGGCTCGTCGGTGCGCCTCCCGGCTACGTCGGTTACGACGCGGGCGGTCAGCTCACCGAAGCCGTGCGGCGTCGTCCGTACTCGGTGGTCCTGTTCGACGAGGTCGAGAAGGCTCACCCCGACGTGTTCGACGTGCTGCTTCAGGTGCTCGATGAAGGTCGCCTGACCGATGGTCAAGGGCGCACGGTCGACTTCCGCAACACGATTCTGATCCTGACGTCCAACCTCGGTTCGGGTGGCGACAACGATCAAGTGATGGCGGCGGTACGTGCGGCGTTCAAGCCGGAGTTCATCAACCGTCTCGACGACGTGGTCATCTTCGACGCACTCAGCCCCACCGAACTGGTGTCGATCGTCGACATTCAGTTGGGGCAGCTCGGGAAGCGTCTCGCGCAGCGCCGACTGGATCTCGAGGTGACGCCGAAGGCCAAGGAATGGTTGGGTGAACGCGGCTTCGACCCGTTGTACGGCGCCCGCCCGTTGCGCCGCCTGGTGCAGCAGGCGATCGGCGACCAGCTCGCCAAGGCGTTGCTGGCCGGCGAGATCCGCGACGGCGACGTGGTGCCGGTGAACGTGAGCGGCGACGGGGATTCGCTGGTCATCGGCTGA
- a CDS encoding ABC transporter ATP-binding protein: MHRGTVTAVDDVTVTVPAGKITGLLGPSGCGKTTLMRAIVGTQRNVRGRVEVLGLPAGSAALRRRVGYVTQAASIYTDLTVQQNVRYFAGVFDAEDAVGDALRAVDLTARADHLAADLSGGQLSRVSIACALVTKPSVLVLDEPTVGLDPVLRADLWTRFADLAASGVTLLVSSHVMDEAAHCDELILMREGSLVAQLTPQELRDRSGHDNLEDAFLELIEDSAA, encoded by the coding sequence GTGCACCGTGGCACGGTCACCGCCGTCGACGATGTGACGGTCACCGTTCCCGCCGGGAAGATCACCGGACTTCTCGGACCTTCCGGATGCGGTAAGACGACCTTGATGCGGGCGATCGTCGGCACCCAACGGAACGTGCGGGGGAGGGTCGAGGTACTCGGTCTGCCCGCCGGATCGGCGGCGCTGCGGCGACGTGTCGGTTACGTGACGCAGGCAGCGTCGATCTACACCGACCTCACCGTCCAGCAGAACGTCCGCTACTTCGCCGGCGTATTCGACGCCGAGGACGCGGTGGGCGACGCGTTGCGCGCCGTCGACCTGACCGCACGAGCCGACCACCTCGCAGCGGATCTGTCCGGAGGGCAGCTCAGCCGCGTCTCCATCGCCTGTGCGCTCGTCACGAAGCCATCGGTACTCGTGCTCGACGAACCCACCGTCGGCCTCGACCCGGTGCTGCGTGCCGATCTGTGGACCCGGTTCGCCGACCTCGCCGCGTCCGGCGTGACATTGCTCGTTTCGAGCCACGTGATGGACGAGGCCGCGCACTGCGACGAGCTCATCCTGATGCGTGAGGGGAGTCTGGTCGCACAGCTCACGCCACAGGAACTCCGCGACCGCAGCGGTCACGACAACCTCGAGGATGCGTTCCTCGAGCTCATCGAGGACAGTGCCGCATGA
- a CDS encoding ABC transporter permease — protein MTAVEAVREPLIHPKILLATAARVLRQLRSDPRTIALVVVVPIVLMTLLYFMFSEQAVPPGAPEPFDRIGIVLLGILPFIMMFLITSIAMLRERRSGTLERLLTTPIGKLDLLGGYGLAFSIVAAVQAVLAAGFSFWLLGLEAQGSVGWVILIAILDAMLGVALGLLCSAFAQTEFQAVQFMPVIVIPQLFLCGLFVPREHLPGWMDVLSQFLPMTYAVEALQEVAGNPSPTGIMWRDIGVVCAWIVAALCLAAATLRRRTP, from the coding sequence ATGACCGCCGTCGAAGCGGTTCGCGAACCGCTCATCCACCCGAAGATCCTTCTCGCCACCGCAGCCCGCGTCCTGCGACAACTCCGGTCCGACCCCCGGACCATCGCGCTTGTCGTCGTGGTGCCGATCGTCCTGATGACGCTGCTCTACTTCATGTTCTCGGAACAGGCGGTGCCGCCCGGCGCTCCCGAGCCGTTCGATCGCATCGGAATCGTGCTGCTCGGAATCCTGCCGTTCATCATGATGTTCCTCATCACCTCGATCGCGATGTTGCGCGAACGCCGTTCGGGCACACTTGAACGACTCCTCACCACCCCGATCGGCAAACTCGATCTACTCGGCGGATACGGTCTCGCCTTCTCCATCGTCGCTGCCGTCCAAGCCGTCCTCGCTGCCGGGTTCTCGTTCTGGTTGCTCGGCTTGGAGGCGCAGGGCTCGGTTGGCTGGGTCATCCTGATCGCAATTCTCGACGCGATGCTGGGCGTCGCGCTCGGGCTTCTGTGCAGCGCGTTCGCGCAGACCGAATTCCAGGCCGTGCAGTTCATGCCGGTCATCGTGATTCCGCAGCTGTTCCTGTGCGGACTCTTCGTCCCGCGTGAGCACCTGCCCGGCTGGATGGACGTGCTGAGCCAGTTCTTGCCGATGACCTACGCGGTGGAAGCGCTCCAGGAGGTGGCGGGCAACCCGTCGCCCACCGGAATCATGTGGCGTGACATCGGGGTGGTCTGCGCGTGGATCGTCGCAGCCCTGTGTCTGGCTGCCGCGACGCTACGGCGTCGGACGCCGTGA
- a CDS encoding PPOX class F420-dependent oxidoreductase has product MSGSVGQIADAKYVMLTTYRKNGTPVATPLWAVRDGADMIMWTVSDSWKVKRLRRDNRVLVQKCDARGSKTSGPQVAGVGEVVDGTAAGDLIIGKYGLFGRITVLGSRLRRGKDGTVGLRIHDVV; this is encoded by the coding sequence ATGAGCGGATCCGTCGGTCAGATCGCCGATGCCAAGTACGTCATGCTGACCACCTATCGGAAGAACGGCACACCGGTCGCCACGCCGTTGTGGGCGGTACGCGACGGCGCCGACATGATCATGTGGACGGTGTCGGATTCGTGGAAGGTGAAGCGCCTTCGCCGCGACAACCGGGTTCTCGTCCAGAAGTGCGACGCCCGCGGGTCCAAGACGAGCGGACCGCAGGTCGCCGGCGTCGGAGAGGTCGTCGACGGCACTGCGGCGGGCGATCTCATCATCGGCAAGTACGGCCTCTTCGGCCGCATCACTGTCCTCGGGTCCCGACTCCGTCGCGGTAAAGACGGCACCGTCGGACTCCGCATTCACGACGTGGTCTGA
- a CDS encoding M20 family metallopeptidase produces MTARRDEALADLVATVNPAAIEALTCALIAEPSVNPGGVEKSTVEVLATACRAAGFDVEVTEVEPGRPNLLATAPNAGDGPGLMLLGHSDVVPPGPGWTGDPFTPRRDGDLIVGRGSSDMKGGIAAAVAAMSVLQRAEEFGITLSGPVQLVVTVDEEEHGSGVRHLVADPPDREYAGCIVAEPTRMTVVRGCRGASYFDIGVTGRAAHSGRPSDGVSAIDGAARVIDVIREDQAALAADPDPLLGFGTWNVGTIEGGQGISVVAPSCYLGVDRRLMPGEDVDAIAAQLTEDVRRAGIEDGGVRVDVTPTMFLPGFATSADDPLVTATATAVSASGVDPNVGGWTAACDGGFISTALGIPTVVMGPGDINGQAHQPDESVSLSELVLAAQAYVRAAVELLA; encoded by the coding sequence ATGACCGCACGACGCGACGAGGCGCTCGCGGACCTGGTCGCTACCGTAAATCCGGCCGCCATCGAAGCTCTGACCTGCGCTTTGATCGCTGAGCCGAGCGTTAACCCGGGCGGCGTCGAGAAGTCGACGGTCGAAGTGCTGGCGACGGCCTGCCGGGCCGCAGGCTTCGATGTCGAGGTCACGGAGGTCGAGCCCGGTCGCCCGAACCTCCTCGCGACGGCCCCGAACGCCGGTGACGGACCCGGCCTCATGCTGCTCGGGCACTCCGACGTCGTGCCGCCCGGCCCGGGCTGGACCGGCGACCCCTTCACTCCGCGGCGCGATGGCGATCTGATCGTCGGGCGCGGCTCGTCGGACATGAAAGGCGGGATCGCAGCGGCGGTCGCCGCGATGTCGGTGCTCCAGCGCGCAGAGGAGTTCGGCATCACGCTGTCGGGTCCGGTCCAACTGGTCGTCACGGTCGACGAGGAGGAGCACGGCTCCGGGGTCCGCCACCTCGTAGCCGATCCCCCGGACCGCGAGTACGCGGGCTGCATCGTCGCCGAGCCGACCCGCATGACCGTGGTCCGCGGGTGCCGCGGCGCCTCGTACTTCGATATCGGAGTGACCGGGCGTGCGGCTCACTCCGGCCGCCCGAGTGACGGGGTGAGCGCCATCGACGGTGCCGCCCGCGTCATCGACGTCATCCGCGAGGATCAGGCCGCCCTGGCCGCCGATCCCGACCCACTGCTCGGTTTCGGTACGTGGAACGTGGGCACCATCGAAGGCGGACAAGGGATCTCGGTGGTAGCGCCCTCCTGCTACCTGGGTGTGGACCGTCGCCTCATGCCCGGCGAGGACGTCGATGCGATCGCCGCTCAACTCACCGAGGACGTCCGCAGGGCAGGCATCGAGGACGGCGGCGTCCGCGTCGACGTGACACCCACGATGTTCCTTCCCGGTTTCGCGACGTCGGCCGACGACCCACTGGTGACCGCCACCGCCACAGCCGTCTCCGCCTCGGGGGTCGACCCGAACGTCGGAGGCTGGACCGCAGCGTGCGACGGCGGATTCATCAGCACGGCCCTCGGGATCCCGACCGTCGTGATGGGCCCCGGCGACATCAACGGCCAGGCGCACCAGCCCGACGAGTCGGTCTCGCTCTCCGAGCTGGTCCTCGCGGCGCAGGCGTACGTCCGCGCCGCCGTGGAGCTGCTGGCCTGA